The Pricia mediterranea genome includes a window with the following:
- the atpA gene encoding F0F1 ATP synthase subunit alpha — MAGVKAAEVSAILKKQLSGFDSSASLDEVGTVLQVGDGIARVYGLSNAQYGELVEFEGGLEGIVLNLEEDNVGVVLLGPSKEIKEGATVKRTQRIASIKVGEGIAGRVVDTLGTPIDGKGPIAGETYEMPLERKAPGVIYREPVTEPLQTGIKAIDAMIPVGRGQRELVIGDRQTGKTTVCIDTILNQKEFYDAGEPVYCIYVAIGQKASTVAAIAQTLEDKGALAYTTIVAANASDPAPMQVYAPMAGASIGEYFRDTGRPALIIYDDLSKQAVAYREVSLLLRRPPGREAYPGDVFYLHSRLLERSSKIINDDKIAQEMNDLPDVLKPMVKGGGSLTALPIIETQAGDVSAYIPTNVISITDGQIFLEQDLFNQGVRPAINVGISVSRVGGNAQIKSMKKVAGTLKLDQAAFRELEAFAKFGSDLDAATLNVIEKGRRNVEILKQAENDPYTVEDQIAIIYAGSKNLLRDVPVDKVKEFERDYLEFLNAKHRGTLDTLKAGKLTDEVIETLTQAAKDVSAKYRD, encoded by the coding sequence ATGGCAGGAGTAAAAGCCGCCGAGGTATCGGCAATCTTAAAGAAACAGTTATCCGGATTTGATTCATCCGCTTCGTTGGACGAAGTGGGTACGGTATTGCAGGTAGGTGACGGTATTGCCCGCGTCTACGGTTTATCGAACGCCCAATATGGTGAATTGGTGGAGTTCGAGGGCGGTCTCGAAGGTATCGTCCTGAACTTGGAGGAAGACAACGTCGGGGTCGTTCTTCTGGGCCCATCCAAGGAAATCAAGGAAGGCGCTACCGTTAAACGTACCCAGCGGATCGCTTCTATCAAGGTAGGCGAGGGCATCGCCGGCCGCGTGGTCGACACCTTGGGGACCCCTATCGACGGGAAAGGACCCATCGCGGGAGAAACCTATGAGATGCCCTTGGAGCGAAAGGCGCCCGGGGTAATTTATCGGGAACCGGTAACCGAACCCCTACAGACCGGGATCAAGGCAATCGATGCCATGATTCCCGTAGGACGTGGACAGCGGGAGCTGGTCATCGGCGACCGTCAGACCGGAAAGACCACCGTTTGTATCGATACCATCCTGAACCAAAAGGAATTTTACGACGCCGGGGAGCCCGTATATTGTATCTACGTGGCCATCGGACAAAAGGCCTCTACGGTGGCCGCTATCGCCCAGACTTTGGAGGACAAGGGCGCTTTGGCCTACACCACCATCGTTGCCGCAAACGCTTCCGACCCAGCGCCCATGCAGGTATACGCTCCCATGGCAGGTGCTTCGATCGGGGAATATTTTCGCGATACCGGCCGACCTGCCCTGATTATCTACGATGATTTATCAAAGCAAGCGGTGGCCTACCGTGAGGTGTCCCTTCTGTTGAGAAGACCCCCCGGACGTGAAGCCTACCCAGGGGACGTTTTCTATCTGCACTCCCGTTTGTTGGAGCGGTCGTCGAAGATTATTAACGATGACAAGATTGCCCAGGAAATGAACGATTTGCCCGACGTGTTAAAACCGATGGTAAAAGGTGGCGGTTCTTTGACCGCCCTGCCGATTATCGAAACACAGGCTGGCGACGTTTCTGCGTATATCCCGACCAACGTAATCTCGATTACGGACGGACAGATATTTCTCGAGCAAGATCTTTTCAACCAAGGGGTGCGCCCCGCTATCAACGTGGGTATCTCCGTGTCGCGTGTGGGCGGTAACGCACAGATCAAATCCATGAAAAAAGTAGCGGGTACCCTGAAATTGGACCAGGCGGCCTTCCGGGAATTGGAAGCCTTTGCCAAATTCGGTTCCGATCTCGATGCTGCGACCCTTAACGTTATCGAAAAAGGGCGTCGCAACGTTGAAATTCTTAAACAGGCTGAAAACGACCCCTACACCGTAGAAGACCAGATCGCGATCATCTATGCGGGATCAAAGAACCTGCTGCGCGATGTGCCCGTCGATAAGGTAAAGGAGTTCGAAAGGGATTATTTGGAATTCCTGAATGCCAAACACCGTGGCACGCTGGATACCCTGAAAGCCGGAAAATTGACCGATGAGGTTATCGAAACCCTGACGCAGGCGGCGAAGGATGTCTCCGCAAAATACAGGGATTAG
- the atpH gene encoding ATP synthase F1 subunit delta gives MEQRAALRYAKAVLDLAIDNKATEAVERDMRSVTATIADSKELRAMLASPVVNGETKKEALKAIFKDNGEITKGLINTLTDNKRIGLLNEVALKYIILNEDLKGEGVAYVTTAVPLTPELEKKALKQIAKITEDKVTIENKIDPSLIGGFILRVGDLQYDASVANKLNTIKRELTNTI, from the coding sequence ATGGAACAGAGAGCAGCCTTACGTTACGCCAAAGCCGTCCTTGACCTGGCCATCGACAATAAAGCGACAGAGGCCGTCGAAAGAGATATGCGCAGCGTAACTGCGACCATCGCCGACAGTAAAGAGTTACGGGCAATGTTGGCCAGCCCGGTTGTCAATGGAGAGACCAAGAAAGAAGCTTTGAAAGCAATCTTCAAGGACAATGGTGAAATTACCAAGGGACTTATTAATACCCTGACCGACAACAAACGTATCGGACTTTTGAACGAGGTAGCCCTGAAATACATCATCCTCAATGAGGATTTGAAAGGCGAGGGAGTTGCCTACGTGACCACCGCCGTGCCCTTGACTCCCGAATTGGAGAAAAAGGCCCTAAAGCAAATAGCCAAGATTACCGAAGACAAGGTTACTATCGAAAACAAGATCGATCCGAGCCTTATCGGCGGATTCATATTGCGTGTCGGAGATTTGCAGTACGACGCCAGCGTAGCGAACAAATTGAACACTATTAAAAGAGAGCTAACGAACACCATATAA
- a CDS encoding F0F1 ATP synthase subunit B — METLVNDFSPGLFVVQSVLLIGLIFLLVKYAWKPILTSLNERESGIEEALKAAENARKEMQNLQADNDKLLKEARAEREAMLKEAREIKNKMISDSKEQAKVEGDKMIKQAQSAIESEKKAAMADIKNQVAELSVEIAEKVLKEQLSNKKEQLKLVDNLLGDVKLN, encoded by the coding sequence ATGGAAACATTAGTGAACGACTTTTCACCGGGATTATTCGTTGTTCAGTCCGTCTTATTGATTGGATTGATTTTCCTGCTGGTGAAATACGCCTGGAAACCGATCTTGACCTCTTTGAACGAGCGGGAATCGGGAATAGAGGAAGCCTTAAAGGCGGCGGAGAACGCCCGCAAGGAAATGCAGAACCTACAGGCCGACAACGATAAGTTACTCAAGGAAGCCCGGGCCGAGCGGGAGGCCATGCTTAAGGAAGCCCGGGAGATCAAGAATAAAATGATTTCCGACAGCAAGGAACAGGCCAAGGTCGAAGGTGACAAAATGATCAAACAGGCCCAATCGGCAATCGAAAGTGAAAAGAAAGCTGCGATGGCCGATATCAAGAACCAAGTGGCAGAACTTTCGGTAGAAATCGCGGAGAAAGTGTTGAAAGAGCAGCTATCCAACAAAAAAGAACAACTGAAGCTCGTCGACAATCTTTTGGGCGATGTCAAGCTTAACTGA
- the atpE gene encoding ATP synthase F0 subunit C, translating into MYNLIGAGLIVIGAGIGLGQIGGKAMEGIARQPEATGKIQTAMIIIAALLEGLAFGALFLGK; encoded by the coding sequence ATGTACAATTTAATTGGAGCCGGTTTGATCGTAATCGGAGCAGGTATCGGACTAGGTCAGATCGGTGGTAAGGCCATGGAGGGTATCGCCCGCCAGCCAGAAGCTACCGGTAAGATCCAAACTGCGATGATCATTATCGCCGCACTTTTGGAAGGTTTGGCATTCGGTGCCCTGTTCCTTGGAAAATAA
- the atpB gene encoding F0F1 ATP synthase subunit A produces the protein MRKAMSRLRFTTILLVSLACFQGFSSPPQEQGDRVNTPNEVENYINHHIKDAHDFYLFSYNNDAGERKHVGFPLPVILWSNNGLVSFMSSEFHHDDEGEVIVEKGGSRFVKYHTKIYELEEGAGSLSLDESHHPVNAEKVLDFSITKSVVGILLAGLLMFWAFSSLARQYKKRKVPKGIGRVLEPLVLYVRDEIAKPNIGPRHYRKFTGYLLTVFFFIWILNLLGMTPFGFNVTGQLAVTAALAFFTLIIYTFSGNKDYWQHMLWMPGVPVLIRPVLAIIELAGAFIIKPFSLLVRLFANISAGHIILMSLIAIMFTLKDSLGTGGATALSLILSFFILLIELLVVFLQAYIFTMLSALFIGMAVADHDHDHSPGESLDTEEARENFI, from the coding sequence ATGAGAAAAGCAATGTCGCGTTTGCGTTTTACAACCATCCTTTTAGTATCGTTGGCCTGTTTTCAAGGCTTTTCCAGCCCTCCGCAGGAACAAGGGGACCGAGTAAACACCCCAAATGAAGTCGAGAATTACATCAATCACCATATTAAGGATGCGCACGACTTCTATCTCTTCTCCTATAACAATGATGCCGGGGAACGAAAACACGTAGGTTTTCCCCTGCCCGTTATCCTTTGGTCTAACAATGGTTTGGTCAGCTTTATGTCCTCCGAATTCCATCACGACGATGAAGGCGAAGTTATCGTGGAAAAAGGAGGGTCACGTTTTGTAAAATACCACACCAAGATCTACGAACTGGAGGAAGGTGCCGGAAGCCTATCCCTTGATGAGAGCCACCACCCCGTCAATGCCGAAAAAGTGCTGGATTTTTCGATTACTAAAAGCGTCGTCGGCATTCTATTGGCAGGCCTCTTGATGTTCTGGGCCTTCTCATCGTTGGCCCGGCAGTATAAAAAAAGAAAAGTGCCAAAAGGTATCGGGCGGGTTCTTGAACCCCTTGTTCTTTACGTACGGGACGAAATAGCAAAGCCCAATATTGGCCCAAGGCACTATCGGAAGTTTACGGGCTATCTATTGACCGTGTTCTTTTTTATTTGGATATTGAACCTTTTGGGCATGACCCCGTTCGGCTTTAACGTAACCGGTCAATTGGCGGTTACCGCCGCCTTGGCTTTTTTCACCTTGATTATCTATACGTTTAGCGGCAACAAAGACTATTGGCAGCATATGCTATGGATGCCCGGGGTCCCCGTGTTGATCCGTCCCGTTCTGGCGATCATCGAATTGGCGGGGGCGTTTATCATCAAACCGTTTTCCCTTTTGGTGCGGCTTTTCGCCAACATCTCCGCGGGTCATATCATCCTTATGAGCTTGATTGCTATTATGTTCACCCTGAAGGATAGTCTCGGCACCGGGGGAGCGACCGCCCTCTCGCTCATTTTATCTTTCTTTATATTACTCATAGAGCTTTTAGTGGTCTTCTTACAGGCGTATATTTTTACCATGCTGTCTGCCCTGTTCATCGGGATGGCAGTTGCGGACCACGACCACGACCATTCCCCGGGGGAGTCGCTCGATACCGAGGAGGCCCGAGAAAATTTTATCTAG
- a CDS encoding DUF6168 family protein — MHKIIISYIVSFGLLLLVGFSAHQSIMDYLGKSLDFSLLHSYLFHAVFSCAICTSLLTLSKLPQFRAQLGFIYLGGLLLKLLAFAGIFQDIVLRENPISTASSVSLLVPIALFLSLEVYFIAKLLRRIDTKFK, encoded by the coding sequence GTGCACAAAATCATCATAAGCTATATCGTTTCGTTCGGTCTCTTGCTCTTGGTCGGGTTTTCCGCACATCAAAGCATCATGGATTACCTCGGGAAATCACTAGATTTTTCACTTCTCCATAGCTATCTCTTCCATGCAGTTTTCTCCTGCGCAATCTGCACCTCGCTATTGACACTCTCAAAACTGCCCCAATTCCGCGCTCAACTCGGCTTCATCTATCTGGGCGGGCTACTATTAAAGCTTTTGGCCTTCGCCGGTATTTTCCAAGACATTGTATTGCGCGAGAACCCGATATCTACCGCCAGCTCCGTTTCCTTACTTGTTCCGATCGCATTGTTCTTATCCCTCGAAGTGTATTTTATCGCCAAACTGTTACGCCGGATCGACACCAAATTTAAATAA
- a CDS encoding AtpZ/AtpI family protein, whose translation MSQQKPRKEDNGNSGLRTAARFSGIAIQMGLTIYLGNLLGSWLDQKFNQDFWEISVTLFAIFLSMYSVIKQANALNK comes from the coding sequence ATGAGCCAGCAAAAGCCTCGTAAAGAAGATAACGGCAACAGTGGATTGCGAACGGCGGCCCGATTTTCGGGTATCGCCATTCAAATGGGACTCACCATTTATCTGGGGAACCTATTGGGGTCATGGCTGGACCAAAAATTCAATCAGGATTTTTGGGAGATTAGCGTGACCCTTTTCGCTATTTTTCTCTCTATGTATTCGGTCATCAAACAGGCCAACGCATTAAACAAGTGA
- a CDS encoding bactofilin family protein: MFSDNKKPRTMNEIGGQPNRIEKNTKIKGDIVSEADFRIDGKLDGNVKTSGKVVIGKDGYINGKVECVNADIEGSFNGELLVSDLLSLKSSALIEGTVEVVKLAVEPGATFNATCSMKGKSGSLNGKSSGSSNGSASSNNFKSQLTNTSKHEPAKAS; this comes from the coding sequence ATGTTTTCTGACAACAAAAAACCACGCACCATGAATGAAATAGGCGGACAACCCAACCGAATCGAAAAAAACACCAAAATCAAGGGAGACATCGTCTCCGAGGCTGATTTCCGTATCGACGGAAAACTGGATGGCAACGTAAAAACTTCCGGCAAGGTCGTCATCGGAAAAGACGGCTATATCAATGGCAAGGTAGAATGTGTGAACGCCGACATCGAGGGTAGTTTCAATGGCGAGCTATTGGTCTCCGACCTGTTGTCCTTGAAATCATCGGCCCTGATCGAGGGCACCGTCGAGGTCGTAAAATTGGCGGTAGAGCCCGGCGCGACTTTCAACGCCACCTGTTCCATGAAGGGCAAAAGCGGTTCCCTGAACGGAAAATCGAGCGGCTCGAGCAATGGCTCCGCCTCTAGTAACAATTTCAAATCGCAGCTGACGAACACCAGCAAGCATGAGCCAGCAAAAGCCTCGTAA
- a CDS encoding tetratricopeptide repeat protein yields the protein MKFRKKYILLTLLGGIVFNACSTKRDAFLNRNWHALNTKYNTLYNGNLAFEEGREGLNAGYQDDYWEILPVERLEVTEDIKLDSEDNNPNFIIAEEKASKAIQKHSMDIGDEERNPQTDEAFLLLGKARYFDQRYIPALEAFNYIINKYDYSDKLAEAHIWREKVNIRLENEDLAIKNLKRVFKYENPDDQEYADARAMMAQAYINLDSLGKAIQQLKIASYQTKKNPEKGRYYYIIGQLYNRLDQKDSANYAFNKVIELNRKSPRVYMVNAEIEKIRNTEVTPENKLEMLEFLTNMEENRENRPFLDKIYRQVAEYHLEQKNDSMALVYFNKSLRATQNEPKLNALNYENLASYNFDRNEYKLSGAYYDSVLTNLQENTQKYRSTKKKLDNLADVIKYEDIARYADSVITLYNLPIDDQIAYFEKYVAELQAEKLAAAKKEEDRMTAGFAQFAESQGGKENKGKFYFYNLTSLGYGKNDFMQRWGKRKLEDNWRWSKKGRLLPSEATGGPVAANDSLDGTPTEEEQLTVDYYMDRIPKEESHIDSLSTERNFANYQLGLIYKEKFKENLLAAEKLEDVLASDPEERLILPSKYNLYKIYEAAGSPLMAQMKADILQNHSDSRYAEILLNPRAVLENEADSPDARYAALYKLYRQQEFLKTITGAEENIDLFTGDPIVPKFEMLKANAIGRLNGFEPFKEQLDYVALTYPNNPEGKKAERMVAEQLPKLAIKEFSSVTGATGAGNWKVVFPFRRSNNEIALRVKQDLKAAIEDLRYSNIVSKDVYTLEDQFVVVHGFPSKDYALGFVELLKINRDYGIDNRNFVISSSNYKIIQVHKNLQEYQNRILE from the coding sequence TTGAAATTTAGAAAAAAATACATCCTTTTAACGCTTTTGGGGGGCATCGTTTTCAACGCCTGTTCCACCAAAAGGGATGCTTTTTTGAACCGCAACTGGCATGCCCTCAACACCAAGTATAACACGCTGTACAACGGTAACCTAGCCTTTGAGGAAGGCCGTGAGGGACTGAACGCAGGCTATCAAGACGATTATTGGGAGATACTACCTGTAGAGCGCCTAGAGGTTACCGAGGATATTAAGCTAGATTCCGAAGACAACAATCCCAACTTTATCATCGCCGAGGAAAAGGCGAGCAAGGCCATTCAGAAACACAGTATGGACATCGGGGACGAGGAACGCAACCCGCAGACCGACGAGGCCTTTCTCTTACTGGGCAAGGCGCGTTACTTCGATCAGCGGTACATTCCCGCCCTCGAGGCCTTCAACTATATAATCAATAAATACGACTATAGTGACAAGCTGGCCGAGGCGCATATTTGGCGCGAAAAGGTCAACATCCGCCTAGAGAATGAAGACCTTGCCATCAAAAACTTGAAACGTGTTTTCAAGTATGAAAACCCCGATGACCAAGAATATGCCGATGCCCGGGCGATGATGGCTCAAGCCTACATCAACTTGGATTCGTTGGGCAAGGCGATCCAGCAGCTCAAAATCGCATCCTATCAAACCAAAAAAAATCCTGAAAAAGGACGTTATTATTATATTATCGGGCAGCTCTATAATCGACTGGACCAAAAGGACAGCGCCAACTACGCGTTTAACAAGGTCATCGAGCTGAACCGTAAATCGCCGCGCGTCTATATGGTCAACGCGGAGATCGAAAAAATCAGGAATACCGAGGTTACCCCTGAAAACAAGTTGGAAATGCTCGAATTTCTGACCAACATGGAGGAAAACCGGGAAAACCGTCCCTTTTTGGACAAAATCTACCGACAGGTCGCGGAATACCACCTCGAACAAAAAAACGATAGCATGGCCTTGGTCTATTTCAACAAGTCGTTGCGGGCCACCCAGAACGAGCCCAAGTTGAACGCGCTGAACTACGAAAATTTGGCGAGCTACAATTTCGACCGGAACGAGTACAAATTGTCCGGGGCCTATTACGACAGTGTCCTGACCAACCTACAGGAAAACACCCAAAAATACCGTTCGACCAAGAAGAAGCTCGACAACCTAGCGGATGTTATCAAATACGAGGATATCGCACGGTATGCCGATAGTGTAATCACGCTGTACAATCTCCCGATCGACGACCAGATCGCCTATTTCGAAAAGTATGTGGCCGAGCTGCAAGCAGAAAAGCTTGCCGCCGCCAAAAAAGAGGAAGACCGTATGACCGCCGGCTTCGCCCAGTTCGCGGAAAGCCAGGGCGGCAAGGAAAACAAGGGCAAATTTTATTTCTACAACCTGACCAGCCTGGGCTACGGCAAGAACGACTTCATGCAGCGATGGGGCAAAAGAAAACTGGAAGACAACTGGCGCTGGAGCAAAAAAGGACGGTTGCTGCCCTCCGAAGCTACCGGCGGACCGGTTGCCGCCAATGATAGTCTCGACGGCACACCGACCGAAGAGGAGCAATTGACGGTGGACTATTATATGGATAGGATTCCGAAGGAAGAAAGCCATATCGACAGCTTAAGCACGGAACGCAACTTCGCCAACTACCAATTAGGGCTGATCTATAAGGAAAAGTTCAAAGAGAACCTTCTGGCGGCCGAAAAGCTCGAAGATGTGCTGGCATCCGACCCCGAAGAGCGATTGATCCTCCCTTCAAAATACAACCTTTATAAGATTTATGAGGCTGCCGGCAGTCCTTTGATGGCGCAAATGAAAGCCGATATCCTTCAAAACCATTCTGATTCTAGATACGCTGAAATCTTGCTCAACCCCCGCGCGGTGCTCGAAAATGAGGCCGATAGTCCCGATGCCCGCTACGCCGCCCTGTATAAACTGTACCGTCAACAGGAATTCCTGAAGACGATTACCGGGGCCGAAGAAAATATAGATCTATTTACCGGCGACCCGATAGTGCCCAAATTCGAAATGCTGAAGGCCAATGCCATCGGACGGTTGAACGGGTTCGAGCCTTTTAAGGAGCAGCTGGACTATGTAGCGTTGACCTATCCCAACAATCCCGAAGGCAAAAAAGCGGAGCGGATGGTAGCCGAACAACTGCCCAAACTGGCAATCAAGGAGTTCTCCTCGGTAACAGGTGCTACCGGCGCGGGCAATTGGAAGGTCGTTTTTCCGTTTAGAAGAAGCAACAATGAAATCGCGTTACGGGTCAAGCAGGACCTGAAAGCTGCGATTGAAGACCTGAGGTATAGCAATATCGTGTCAAAGGACGTCTACACCTTGGAAGATCAATTCGTAGTGGTGCACGGCTTCCCCTCAAAAGATTACGCCCTAGGTTTTGTAGAACTATTAAAGATTAACAGAGATTATGGTATCGATAATAGGAATTTTGTAATTTCATCATCCAACTATAAAATTATACAGGTACATAAAAACCTACAGGAATACCAAAACCGGATTTTGGAATGA
- a CDS encoding ABC transporter ATP-binding protein gives MIIAQNLTKKYGAQTVLNIENLEIPKGQSFGLVGNNGAGKTTFFSLLLDLIQPTTGRIVNNEVQVDQSEAWKPFTSAFIDETFLIGYLTPEEYFYFIGELRGRNKADVNALLSQFEDFFHGEILGQKKYLRDLSKGNQKKAGIVASFIGNPEVVILDEPFANLDPTTQIRLKDIIRNLAAKQGVTVLVSSHDLIHVTEVCERIVVLNNGEIVKDIETSTETLKELELFFGGNEVSADPLPGANASINPPKTWNDPMNVPPHEPDGR, from the coding sequence ATGATAATAGCACAGAATCTCACTAAAAAATACGGGGCGCAAACCGTATTGAACATCGAAAACCTGGAAATTCCCAAGGGCCAAAGTTTTGGACTGGTAGGTAACAATGGCGCCGGGAAGACCACCTTCTTCAGCCTCTTGTTAGATTTGATTCAGCCTACCACCGGTCGTATCGTGAACAACGAGGTTCAGGTAGATCAAAGCGAGGCCTGGAAACCCTTTACCTCCGCCTTTATTGACGAGACCTTTCTGATCGGCTATCTGACCCCCGAGGAATACTTCTATTTTATCGGCGAACTCCGAGGCCGGAACAAGGCTGATGTGAACGCCTTGCTATCCCAATTTGAGGATTTCTTCCATGGGGAGATATTAGGGCAGAAAAAATACCTGCGCGACCTCTCCAAGGGCAACCAAAAGAAGGCCGGCATTGTGGCATCCTTTATCGGCAACCCCGAGGTGGTGATCTTGGACGAGCCCTTTGCCAACCTCGACCCCACCACCCAGATCCGTCTTAAGGACATTATCAGAAATTTGGCTGCCAAGCAGGGCGTAACCGTTTTGGTGTCGAGCCACGACCTGATCCATGTTACGGAAGTCTGCGAGCGGATCGTCGTCTTGAACAACGGCGAAATAGTTAAGGATATTGAAACCTCTACCGAGACCCTAAAGGAATTGGAACTGTTTTTTGGCGGTAACGAGGTTTCGGCCGACCCCCTGCCCGGTGCGAATGCATCCATCAATCCCCCAAAGACATGGAATGATCCGATGAACGTTCCGCCGCACGAACCCGATGGTCGGTAA
- a CDS encoding DUF5687 family protein encodes MLKHFLNLQWKSFFRAASFKTNLILKIFMGFMALYFMVVFLSMGVGAFYLIEKSGWGDPLLIVNQFLIYYLAGDLGFRYALQKMPITNIKPLLYLPIKKVQIVRYSLGKTVVSFFNLAHAFFFVPFSVVLLIEGYAPLGVIGWHLGILALIYCNNFLNVLLNNKDSILIPLAIVFALLGISQYYGYFDITRLTAPFFEALYEIPWMALLPWALLIGLYTAAFNYFKKNMYLDAGLAQKKTEAKSEDFSWLDRFGNLGVFLKNDIRLIKRNKRSKTTVLTSVFFLFYGLLFFTGAIETYDGPIWKIFAGIFISGGFLFTFGQFVPSWDSSYYPLMMSQNIKYRDYLNSKWYLVTIATLVSTILALPYLYFGWGAYLAVLVGAIYNMGVNSYLVLWGGAYIKTPIDLTSNKRAFGDKQSFNLKTMLLTIPKLLLPLLVYGLGHYLINPAAGYIFVVLAGLAGFTFKSFVFKQIEKVYKKEKYKTLLAYKQTS; translated from the coding sequence ATGCTGAAACACTTCCTGAACCTGCAATGGAAATCGTTCTTTAGGGCCGCCTCTTTCAAAACCAACTTGATCCTCAAGATTTTTATGGGCTTTATGGCCCTGTATTTTATGGTGGTGTTTCTCTCAATGGGGGTCGGGGCGTTCTATCTTATCGAAAAGTCGGGATGGGGCGATCCCCTCCTGATAGTCAACCAGTTTCTAATCTATTATTTGGCGGGGGACCTCGGATTTCGGTATGCCCTTCAAAAAATGCCCATCACCAACATAAAACCTTTGCTCTACCTTCCCATTAAAAAAGTCCAGATTGTCCGTTACTCCTTGGGCAAGACGGTAGTCTCCTTTTTTAACTTGGCCCACGCCTTTTTCTTCGTTCCCTTTTCGGTGGTACTTTTGATCGAGGGATACGCCCCTTTGGGCGTTATAGGATGGCATTTGGGCATCCTGGCGCTTATCTACTGCAACAATTTCCTGAACGTCCTCCTAAATAATAAGGACAGTATCTTGATTCCCTTGGCCATAGTCTTTGCCCTTCTGGGCATCTCCCAGTACTACGGCTATTTTGACATTACCCGGTTGACGGCTCCCTTTTTTGAAGCTCTTTACGAGATACCATGGATGGCACTACTTCCTTGGGCTCTTTTAATTGGACTTTATACCGCAGCGTTCAATTATTTCAAAAAAAACATGTATTTGGATGCCGGTCTAGCACAAAAAAAGACCGAGGCCAAGTCCGAGGATTTCTCGTGGCTGGACCGCTTCGGGAATCTCGGGGTCTTCCTCAAGAACGACATCCGGCTTATCAAACGCAACAAACGCTCCAAGACTACGGTACTGACCAGTGTTTTCTTCCTTTTTTACGGTCTATTGTTCTTTACCGGGGCAATCGAAACCTATGATGGCCCTATTTGGAAGATTTTCGCGGGAATCTTTATCTCCGGGGGCTTTCTTTTTACGTTCGGACAGTTCGTGCCGAGTTGGGACAGCTCGTATTATCCGTTGATGATGAGCCAGAACATCAAATACAGAGACTATTTGAACTCCAAATGGTACTTGGTAACCATCGCCACCCTGGTCAGTACTATTTTAGCACTTCCTTATCTCTATTTCGGATGGGGCGCCTATCTGGCCGTTTTGGTAGGTGCCATCTATAATATGGGTGTCAACTCGTATCTAGTATTATGGGGCGGGGCCTACATCAAAACCCCGATCGACCTGACCTCGAACAAGAGGGCGTTCGGCGACAAACAATCCTTTAACTTAAAGACCATGTTGCTAACGATTCCGAAACTGCTTCTGCCCTTGCTGGTTTACGGACTGGGACATTATCTTATCAATCCGGCCGCAGGGTATATCTTCGTAGTCCTGGCCGGGTTGGCCGGGTTTACGTTCAAGAGCTTCGTTTTTAAACAAATCGAAAAGGTCTATAAAAAGGAAAAGTACAAGACCCTGCTGGCGTATAAACAGACCTCTTAA